From Sporolituus thermophilus DSM 23256:
ATACTATCAGCGAATGAAACAATATCGCTGATTTTGACTTTGTACTGCCAAAACAACCAAATATGATACCCTTTACCGCCGGAATATTCCAGGTGTATGTCTTTATCGTCAATATGTTTTCTTAATTCATGTATCAGTTTTTCAGCTACTTCTCTAGCCTGGTTAATATCCCCATCACCTTGTTTGACTATATCGACATCAAAACATAAAAATTTTGTATGTGTTGGCGCAAACATTACACCATAACAGTTTCTACCTCTTAGGTGTTGCTTAATCAACCTGTCATTCAATCTTCTATATCCGGGCAGTTTTAATGTATCTATTGTCTGCCAATTATTTTTATTGTGCATGATGTATTTATACCTAATATCGACAAATAACTGATTGATTTTGTCTACTATCTGGTCAATGTATGAAACATAGTGCTGTTGTTTAAATTCTCTAACATTCAGGCCATGTTTTCTGATATGCCTTGATAGTATCAAATATTCTTCCCCACATATAGGGCAGGGAATAGGTTTTCTTAGCTTCTCAAACAAGCTATCATCTCCTTGTGCAATTATAGGGTGTTAAATATGTTGCACTCTATACGATATTTAATTGCAATTAATTTATCATTTTTTCTATTATCTCACTTTCCATATACTTTCTAAATCCATTATTTATTGGGTGATATATGTCATATCTATATTGATTATCTTTACTTACTTTATTAGGAAATTTTATATAATAACCTATATTGTTTTTACATACTTGAATATCCTTCAGTTTTAAACAATCATCTAAAACAACATCACATAACTTAATAAGTTCTGGATTATGATTGTTTTTTGGTTCTCTGAATTGAATAGAAGTTATTTGAATCATATAATCCCCCCGATTGTTTATATTGACTTATTGTCAATGTATTTTTTCAGGTATAAAAAACAACGAATGACAGGCGGCCTAATCAGCCAACCTGTCTATTATTTTATGCTAACATATTTTCAGAAAATTGTCAAACAATTCTTCCTGCGGCAACAAGTCTTGAGTTTTAAATAGGCGATTATCGCCTAATTTTTCTGGTCTTCCTCGTTCAATTCCGTTGCTAATTTTTCTTGGGGTTTAAAATTATTTTCATCGTAAATTTTGCCTTGTCATCCCTAAATCATTAGCTAATTCTTGTTGGGTTTTGGGTGTAAAATTATTTGTCATCCTATATTGGTTATTACCATTTTTAATCCCATATATTTCCTCCAGTTCTACTATACACCGACTAAGTTTTATCTGTTTGTGTTTTCAAGTTCCAATTATCGGAACTTGATTTTCTATCACCTCCATGTTGACTAATTGGTCTTCAACACATACTCACCGAAATATCGCCATGATTCATTTTCATCAAGTATACCTATGCCCGGCAATACAACACGAGAGAATTCACCAGTCCTTATGTGTTTACTACCAAACAACCTAAGCGAATATCCCTGCGTATATCCTGGTGTAGGGTATAGGGTGATGAATACTTTTTCCGTGTCTATGTTTTGGTCTTTTAAACAATCCATCACAAACCCAACAATCCGGCGGGAAAAAGAATAGATTTTTTCATTGTTTTGCTTTTCACCTAGTTTCACCCATATGTGATAACCTCTACCTGATTCAACCATTAGCGGCAATATATTTTCCAATTTCAGGTAAATGTACACATATTCTGCTACTAGGTATGTTTCCTCTTGTGACATTCCCCTATTATCGATGTTGAAGCAAAGTAAATCATTCGCATAATCATCAAAATAACCGCATACATTGCCATTTTGTGCTATGTGATGTTTAAGTAAGTAATCATATACCGCAGGACTAACTCGTATTCGGTATTTGTGAATATCTTTCTTGAAGTCAACGTAATCAACTACAACGCCTGCTTTTCGCATAATGTCAATGAAGTCAAAGCCGAAGTCGTTAACCTCTAATTTCAAAATGTTTGGTTTCATGCATGAATAAAACTTTTTCAACAATGCTAATTTTTGTCCTGTGCTAAACATTGTTTCACTCCCCCCCAATTCCCCGGCCGGAACACTGTTACGCCTATTTG
This genomic window contains:
- a CDS encoding septation protein SpoVG family protein, giving the protein MIQITSIQFREPKNNHNPELIKLCDVVLDDCLKLKDIQVCKNNIGYYIKFPNKVSKDNQYRYDIYHPINNGFRKYMESEIIEKMIN